The Desulfuromonadales bacterium genome contains a region encoding:
- the cysK gene encoding cysteine synthase A, producing the protein MPTIISSNPLGQIGNTPLVRLNKLASPEWAAVWGKMEGTNPGGSVKDRIALAMIDQAEKDGCIRPGDTIVEPTSGNTGIGLSLVSAVRGYKLILTMPDTMSHERRRLLGAYGAELILTPGAHGMRGAIDKAEEIARSKKCFMPQQFKNPANPRIHEQTTGPEIIQALDGKVDAFVAGVGTGGTITGVGHALRRHNPQALIIAVEPADSPVLSGGGPGPHKIQGIGAGFIPDILDTKVYQEVLTVGNDDAIQTAYRLAREEGVFVGISSGANVFAALQIARRLGPGNNVVTMLCDTGERYLSTGIFD; encoded by the coding sequence ATGCCAACCATCATCAGCAGCAACCCCCTCGGGCAGATCGGCAATACTCCCCTGGTGCGCCTCAACAAGCTGGCGAGCCCGGAATGGGCAGCGGTCTGGGGAAAAATGGAAGGGACCAATCCGGGCGGCAGCGTCAAGGACCGCATCGCCCTGGCGATGATCGACCAGGCCGAAAAGGATGGCTGCATCCGGCCGGGCGACACCATCGTCGAACCGACCAGCGGCAACACCGGCATCGGCCTCTCCCTGGTCAGTGCCGTGCGCGGCTACAAGCTGATCCTGACCATGCCCGACACGATGAGCCACGAACGCCGCCGCCTGCTCGGCGCCTACGGTGCGGAACTGATCCTGACACCCGGAGCTCATGGCATGCGCGGCGCTATCGACAAGGCCGAGGAGATCGCCCGCAGCAAAAAATGTTTCATGCCGCAGCAGTTCAAGAACCCGGCCAACCCCCGCATCCACGAACAGACCACCGGCCCGGAGATTATCCAGGCCCTTGACGGCAAGGTCGACGCCTTCGTTGCCGGCGTCGGCACGGGAGGGACGATCACCGGCGTCGGCCACGCCCTGCGCCGCCATAATCCGCAGGCCCTGATCATCGCCGTCGAACCTGCCGATTCACCGGTCCTCTCCGGCGGCGGACCCGGCCCCCACAAGATCCAGGGGATCGGTGCCGGCTTCATCCCCGATATTCTCGACACCAAGGTTTACCAGGAAGTCCTCACGGTCGGCAACGACGACGCCATACAGACAGCCTACCGGCTGGCCCGCGAGGAAGGGGTCTTCGTCGGCATCTCCTCCGGCGCCAACGTCTTTGCCGCCCTGCAGATCGCCCGCCGTCTCGGCCCGGGGAATAATGTCGTGACCATGCTCTGCGACACCGGCGAGCGCTACCTCTCGACCGGCATCTTCGACTGA
- a CDS encoding Rrf2 family transcriptional regulator has product MKLSTKSRYGLRALFDMAYHAGTLPAQIKDISRRQAISPRYLEQIFQDLKKAGLLKSRRGPQGGYYLARQPHEITVRDIIEAAEGEMALVECTKESKSRKKTCEFDNLCVTQIVWTEATRRLNEYFQSVTLKDLCEEGKRLGLEKELDHRFMYFI; this is encoded by the coding sequence ATGAAACTCTCGACTAAAAGCCGCTACGGGCTTCGTGCGCTTTTTGATATGGCCTATCATGCGGGAACCCTTCCTGCGCAGATCAAGGACATTTCGCGCCGACAGGCCATCTCGCCCCGCTACCTCGAGCAGATTTTCCAGGACCTGAAGAAAGCCGGCCTGCTCAAGAGCCGGCGCGGCCCGCAGGGGGGTTATTATCTGGCCAGGCAGCCCCATGAGATTACGGTGCGCGACATCATCGAGGCGGCCGAGGGGGAGATGGCCCTGGTCGAATGCACCAAGGAAAGCAAAAGCCGTAAGAAGACTTGTGAATTCGATAACCTTTGTGTTACGCAGATCGTCTGGACGGAGGCGACCCGGCGTCTCAACGAGTATTTCCAGTCCGTCACCCTCAAGGACCTCTGCGAGGAAGGCAAACGCCTCGGCCTGGAGAAGGAACTCGACCACCGCTTCATGTATTTCATCTAG
- a CDS encoding flavin reductase, producing MPQCSRAFGLSFLPVPSALVTFRSPDGKVRVHSVGWLGVVCDNPPLLTVCLRPGVDDQKVLRAGDRFFVNLPNEELMQALAGPMWPGRDADPATAGRSPLSLLVGEERGVPLVAACPVRIECRCRSLKARFGQRRLSGEVLAVHLDGRRQELAAPVDFCRLMPLQRRHFQGLGADLQSRDVS from the coding sequence ATGCCGCAGTGCTCCCGGGCTTTTGGGCTTTCGTTCTTGCCGGTCCCCTCGGCGCTGGTGACTTTCCGCTCTCCAGATGGAAAGGTGCGGGTTCACTCCGTGGGCTGGTTGGGAGTGGTCTGTGACAATCCTCCTCTGCTTACGGTCTGTCTGCGGCCAGGGGTAGACGACCAAAAGGTACTCCGGGCGGGGGATCGGTTTTTTGTCAACCTGCCCAATGAGGAACTTATGCAGGCCTTGGCCGGTCCGATGTGGCCGGGCCGGGACGCGGACCCGGCCACAGCCGGCCGGTCGCCGCTGTCGCTGCTCGTGGGAGAGGAGAGAGGGGTGCCGCTGGTTGCCGCCTGTCCGGTCCGGATTGAATGCCGCTGCCGTTCCCTGAAGGCGCGCTTCGGTCAACGCCGGCTCAGTGGCGAAGTCCTCGCCGTGCACCTCGACGGGCGTCGTCAGGAGTTGGCGGCACCGGTGGATTTCTGCCGTCTGATGCCTTTGCAAAGGCGGCACTTTCAGGGGCTCGGTGCGGATCTCCAGTCACGGGACGTCTCTTGA